A single genomic interval of uncultured Desulfobacter sp. harbors:
- a CDS encoding nucleoside phosphorylase, translating into MNGRLNADSVNARCPAAPYTAADLPIDEDGRSYHLQIKPGQMAPNILLVGDPGRAEFIGSTVLRDIEVEHEHRGIVTVTGTSEITGGRATILSPVKTTVTTSGIGTPSLEIVVNELVALNEINFETRTHKPDFPRLHIIRVGTSGGLQRSTKIGTPIITSYAIGMDNTGLFYEAPYPDETCERLEQELGHVVSRSMSIESRFHGRIHPYVSRAEPTIVDALLEASASLGVLAKLGLTVSTSGFYAPQGRDIARVKPVMPEIDRILSEYDPMVGGQRIENMEMETSFLIHFLGALGYWAGAICTTINNRRENTFDHHYQEAVKNSTKVALLALATIRRRDPDVRIS; encoded by the coding sequence GTGAATGGCCGACTGAATGCCGATAGCGTCAATGCCCGCTGTCCTGCGGCGCCATACACAGCAGCAGATTTGCCGATTGATGAGGATGGGCGAAGTTACCACCTTCAGATAAAACCGGGGCAAATGGCCCCCAATATCCTATTGGTAGGGGATCCCGGACGTGCTGAGTTCATCGGTTCAACAGTGTTGCGTGATATAGAGGTTGAGCACGAACATCGGGGAATCGTGACGGTCACCGGAACCTCAGAAATTACAGGCGGACGGGCAACGATCCTTTCGCCGGTGAAAACCACCGTAACGACCTCCGGGATCGGAACGCCTTCCCTTGAGATCGTTGTGAATGAGTTGGTTGCGTTGAACGAGATTAATTTTGAGACACGAACGCACAAGCCCGATTTTCCACGGCTTCATATCATAAGAGTTGGCACTTCCGGTGGACTTCAGCGATCAACAAAGATCGGTACCCCAATCATCACCTCTTATGCGATTGGTATGGACAATACAGGTTTGTTCTATGAGGCCCCCTATCCAGACGAGACCTGCGAGCGACTCGAACAGGAGCTTGGCCATGTTGTTAGCCGCTCGATGAGCATAGAATCTCGATTTCACGGGAGAATCCACCCATATGTCTCCCGAGCGGAGCCGACCATTGTCGATGCCCTATTGGAGGCTTCGGCGAGTCTTGGCGTGCTGGCCAAGCTCGGTTTGACGGTCTCAACCAGTGGGTTTTACGCCCCCCAAGGCCGTGATATTGCTCGAGTGAAACCTGTCATGCCGGAAATAGACAGAATCTTGTCCGAATACGACCCGATGGTGGGTGGCCAACGTATCGAAAACATGGAAATGGAAACGAGTTTCCTGATCCACTTCCTTGGCGCGCTTGGGTACTGGGCCGGCGCAATCTGCACAACTATCAATAATCGGCGGGAGAACACATTTGACCACCATTACCAAGAGGCTGTCAAAAACTCGACCAAGGTGGCACTTTTGGCATTGGCTACTATTAGGCGTCGTGATCCCGATGTCCGAATCAGTTAA
- a CDS encoding radical SAM protein yields the protein MHYEGTVIRPPSEADSILLQVTLGCSHNKCTFCGTYRGKRFNIKKDDVIFEDIEFAGKYCRRQKRLFLCDGDALVIPMRRLVPILERIRDRLPWVERVGVYANTKSIKMKTDEELAQLRKLGLKIAYMGLESGDNKVLEAIRKGADADKMITMGKKLKQAGIKVSVTVLLGLGGRKGSLDHARETGRVLTAMDPDFVGALSLMLIPGTELHDQYEKGEFELLEPEEMLTELGAMIAATNLTDGLFHANHASNYLPIRAHLPQDKEKTLELISQALDGKIPLKPEYMRAL from the coding sequence ATGCACTACGAAGGTACGGTTATCAGGCCTCCCAGCGAGGCTGACAGTATACTGCTCCAGGTCACATTGGGCTGTTCCCATAATAAATGTACCTTTTGCGGGACCTATCGGGGAAAACGGTTCAATATCAAAAAAGATGATGTGATCTTTGAAGACATCGAATTTGCCGGAAAGTACTGCCGTCGGCAGAAACGTTTGTTTCTGTGTGACGGGGATGCCCTGGTGATTCCCATGCGACGCCTGGTTCCCATTCTTGAAAGAATCCGGGACCGGTTGCCCTGGGTGGAGCGGGTGGGTGTTTATGCCAACACCAAAAGCATCAAGATGAAGACCGATGAAGAGCTGGCCCAGCTTCGTAAACTTGGACTTAAGATTGCCTACATGGGTCTTGAATCCGGTGACAACAAGGTGCTTGAGGCCATCCGCAAGGGGGCTGACGCAGATAAAATGATCACCATGGGAAAAAAGCTTAAACAGGCCGGCATCAAGGTCTCGGTGACGGTGTTGCTTGGGCTCGGTGGCCGCAAGGGTTCTTTGGACCATGCCCGGGAAACAGGCCGGGTGCTTACGGCCATGGACCCTGACTTTGTCGGTGCTTTAAGCCTGATGCTCATCCCCGGCACAGAACTGCATGACCAGTATGAAAAAGGGGAATTTGAACTACTCGAGCCAGAGGAAATGCTCACCGAACTTGGGGCCATGATTGCTGCCACTAACCTCACAGACGGCCTTTTTCACGCCAACCATGCATCCAATTATTTACCCATACGGGCGCATCTGCCCCAGGATAAAGAAAAAACCCTTGAACTTATATCCCAGGCCTTGGACGGAAAAATTCCGTTGAAACCCGAATATATGAGAGCTTTATAA
- a CDS encoding ArsR family transcriptional regulator produces the protein MNGRAQTIRQEIINHLESGPMTVRDISQSVGIMEKDVLHHLEFIDKTVRTQKKRIRMEPYYCMNCGFEFQNRKRFKKPGKCPSCRNGRIAPAVFWIAP, from the coding sequence ATGAATGGAAGAGCACAAACCATCAGGCAGGAAATTATAAATCACCTTGAAAGCGGTCCTATGACGGTACGGGATATTTCACAATCCGTTGGGATTATGGAAAAGGATGTTTTACATCATTTAGAATTCATAGATAAAACCGTTCGGACCCAAAAGAAAAGAATACGGATGGAACCTTACTACTGCATGAATTGCGGATTCGAATTCCAAAACAGGAAAAGATTCAAGAAGCCTGGTAAATGCCCTTCTTGCAGAAATGGTAGGATCGCGCCGGCTGTTTTTTGGATTGCGCCTTAA
- a CDS encoding PocR ligand-binding domain-containing protein has translation MTRKPTYEELLQKVEELEQEKRIWMKGKVNEISGFEAEEIQPDVQYKDALKKMSSLGSIINVEELQSIMDDFHHLTGMVTAILDMEGNVIAATGWQDICTQFHRIHPKTAQNCTESDLYLVKNIKPGEYIGYQCKNGLWDVATPLYVGNKHMGNIYTGQFFYDDDSVDETKFIQQAEKYGFDKNSYMEAFRRIPRYSRQEIKHLMGFLVKFTSYISSISYAKKKLEMEIHERKHAEEALQVSEGRLRALIKTLPDLIWLKDMDGRYLACNARFEQFFGAKEKEIQGKTDYDFVNKELADFFCANDRAAIEKGGPSINEEEITFADDGHKEVLETIKTPMYSKNGRVLGVLGIGRDITERTRAEKERQRLQTQLNHAQKIESVGRLAGGVAHDFNNMLSIILGNSEILMDDLGSNHKSYSNIKEIQKAARRSADLTRQLLAFARKQTTSPKIIDLNKTIEGMLGMLKRLIGEDIDLSWHPKKNLWPVKIDPSQVDQILANLCMNARDSIKDVGKVTIETDTVHFDKDYCERHQGFQSGDYVLIGISDNGCGMDKKTIDNLFEPFFTTKEIGEGTGLGLATVYGIVKQNDGFINVYSEPGKGTLFKLYIPRHERCRSDNSATVREESQKGLETILLVEDDMSILRMTKTMLERLGYTVLAANTPDEAINISKTSHNEIHLLLTDVVMPSMNGRDLAENILKTFPKMKDLYMSGYTANVIAHRGILDEGLNFISKPFSKQELSKKLREILD, from the coding sequence ATGACCCGAAAACCAACATATGAAGAGCTCCTGCAAAAAGTTGAGGAGCTTGAACAGGAAAAACGAATATGGATGAAGGGGAAAGTAAATGAAATAAGTGGGTTCGAAGCAGAGGAAATACAACCGGACGTGCAGTATAAAGATGCTTTGAAAAAAATGAGCAGCCTTGGGTCCATCATAAATGTCGAAGAACTTCAATCGATCATGGATGATTTTCATCATTTAACCGGAATGGTCACTGCCATTCTCGATATGGAAGGCAACGTTATCGCAGCAACCGGCTGGCAAGATATCTGCACCCAATTTCACAGAATCCATCCAAAAACCGCACAAAACTGTACCGAGAGTGATCTTTATCTCGTAAAAAATATCAAACCTGGAGAATACATAGGATACCAATGCAAAAACGGTCTGTGGGACGTAGCTACTCCCCTGTATGTTGGAAACAAACATATGGGCAACATATATACCGGACAGTTTTTTTATGATGACGATTCGGTGGATGAAACAAAATTTATCCAACAGGCGGAAAAATACGGGTTCGACAAAAATTCATACATGGAGGCATTCCGTCGCATCCCGAGATACAGTAGGCAAGAGATAAAGCATTTGATGGGGTTTTTAGTCAAGTTTACGTCCTACATATCAAGCATCAGCTATGCAAAAAAGAAATTGGAAATGGAAATTCATGAACGTAAGCATGCTGAAGAAGCATTGCAGGTAAGTGAAGGTCGGTTACGTGCACTGATTAAAACACTGCCTGATTTGATTTGGCTCAAAGATATGGATGGCAGATACTTGGCCTGCAACGCCCGGTTTGAACAATTTTTCGGTGCCAAAGAAAAAGAGATACAAGGAAAAACAGATTATGATTTTGTTAACAAGGAGTTAGCAGATTTTTTTTGTGCAAACGACAGAGCAGCTATAGAGAAAGGCGGTCCGAGTATCAATGAAGAAGAGATCACCTTTGCTGATGATGGCCATAAAGAAGTTCTTGAGACTATTAAGACACCCATGTATTCAAAAAATGGACGAGTATTGGGTGTATTGGGCATAGGCCGTGACATCACAGAGCGCACGCGGGCTGAGAAAGAACGTCAAAGGCTCCAAACCCAACTTAACCATGCCCAGAAAATAGAGTCTGTAGGGCGTTTGGCGGGCGGTGTAGCACACGACTTCAACAATATGCTCAGCATTATTTTGGGAAATTCTGAAATTCTTATGGATGATTTGGGCTCAAACCACAAATCTTATTCCAATATCAAAGAAATCCAAAAGGCAGCAAGGCGTTCAGCAGATCTTACACGACAATTGTTAGCCTTCGCTCGAAAGCAGACGACTTCTCCAAAAATAATTGATCTTAATAAGACGATCGAAGGGATGCTTGGAATGTTAAAACGCTTAATTGGCGAAGATATTGATTTGTCATGGCACCCCAAAAAGAACTTATGGCCCGTTAAAATTGATCCTTCTCAGGTTGACCAAATTTTAGCCAATTTATGTATGAATGCCAGAGACTCAATAAAAGATGTAGGAAAAGTTACCATAGAAACAGACACCGTTCATTTTGATAAGGATTACTGCGAACGGCATCAAGGATTTCAATCTGGGGATTATGTATTAATCGGAATCAGTGACAATGGATGCGGAATGGATAAAAAGACCATTGACAATTTGTTTGAGCCCTTCTTCACGACCAAGGAGATCGGAGAAGGGACCGGACTTGGCCTGGCAACCGTGTATGGAATTGTCAAGCAGAACGATGGATTTATCAATGTTTATAGTGAACCCGGAAAAGGAACTTTATTTAAATTATACATACCAAGGCATGAGAGATGCCGGAGTGATAATTCTGCTACTGTAAGGGAAGAATCTCAAAAAGGTTTAGAAACAATACTCTTAGTAGAAGATGACATGTCAATTCTTCGAATGACAAAAACAATGCTGGAAAGATTGGGTTACACAGTCTTGGCTGCCAATACACCTGATGAAGCAATAAATATCAGCAAGACATCACATAATGAAATTCATCTACTGCTGACTGATGTTGTGATGCCGTCTATGAACGGGCGAGATCTTGCTGAGAACATTTTAAAGACCTTCCCCAAAATGAAAGATCTCTATATGTCGGGCTATACAGCAAATGTGATTGCCCATCGAGGGATACTTGATGAGGGCCTGAATTTTATAAGTAAACCTTTCTCAAAACAGGAGCTTTCAAAAAAATTGAGAGAAATATTGGATTGA
- a CDS encoding PAS domain S-box protein, giving the protein MKLKSIFFYFTILTLITSAFGLYFYYNAQKTAAYNEDRLVSISHTNSIKHSFSEMISRYQRITLSLSRHPALSLLLKQHSLENLNNANNILDIYNSSMQTSACYLMDMNGITIASSNRNDLSSFVGENYSFRPYFKNAVQGNPFIYMALGITSGGRGIYFSNPVFDEERALTGVVVIKENVKTIEEDILGKHAPTHAEHKDFVFITDENGVVFISDHPDKILHTLWEIDKKSIDRINSSKQFGKGPWPWVGFKKTGQKKISDKSGKKYDLIVTDVKEPYGWKIVHLSDTEAISGRVLSSLLNAAGYILLFLFILLISVLFILNFQATKTGKTLHRRIEYEKVLATISSNLAGIGIDSIDTAIDNSLSLIGNFIKADRAYIFQFNKNADTMDNTHEWCAVGVEPQIQNLKDISVEKELSLFMEHIKNKGVFNVPDVTRLPKKAQLEKQHFGDQGIQSLIVLPIEKSGNLMGFIGFDSVGKCREWENNEALLLKFFCQALGHVLDRKKAEEVLKKQNYYLETSQALGQIGTWELDLITNTLFWTDENCRIFGVPEGSVVDYKIFLNKVHPDDREYVNREWKFAVKGNPYDIEHRLLLEGEVKWVREKANVEFDDNGKAVSAIGFTQDITERNQAKEKLKAERDLMQNIMEISPAGITRVDREGKIAYANQRAQEILGIRFDEAETITFDDPKWEITDFFGTPIPQEKLPFYIVKKTGKSVYGIQYAIEWPNGRRTLLSINSSPLMNEKGKFAGMVSSLDDITEKYKTEKKYKMLFDEMIDGFALHEVICDDSGKPVNYRFLEINPAFERMTGLKSESLIGQTVLDVMPKTEPFWIEKYGKVALTGKPDSFENYSQELDRYFHVTAFRYAENQFACIFVDVTKNKLAEAERTRLVEAINQAGESIVITDRDGNIQYTNPTFEKTTGYSSQEAFDKNPRFLKSGFQNILFYKGLWNTILSGNRWTGELVNKRKTGELYTSECSISPVKDGNGQITNFVWIAKDISKQKDLEKRINQAQKIETIGSLAGGIAHDFNNILFPIVGMSELLMEDLSPDSLEYENAQEIYKAGNRAKELVNQILSFSRQAEQEMMPVKFQKILKEVLKLCRSTIPANIEIKQEIQSDCGSIWANATQLHQIGMNLITNAYHAVQDKNGKIIIELKEIIIESDDMDSISAGPGKYALLSVTDNGTGMSDEIKNKIFDPYFTTKEKGKGTGLGLAVVYGIVKESGGDIKVYTEVGFGTTFRVYLPLMQKTPDPKSSDFKIDMQTGHEHILLVDDEPSIARLVQLILERLCYTVTVRLSSIEALEAFKKNFEKFDLVISDMSMPHMTGDQLAGEIRKISPDMPIIICTGFSERINKDKAEEIGVSGFLMKPVVKSDMATMIRKVLDEAMDIYEVRI; this is encoded by the coding sequence ATGAAGCTTAAAAGCATATTTTTTTATTTTACGATCCTAACACTAATTACTTCTGCATTTGGGCTGTATTTTTATTATAATGCTCAAAAAACTGCGGCTTACAATGAAGATCGTTTGGTTTCGATTTCACACACCAATTCAATCAAACATTCTTTTTCTGAGATGATTTCACGCTATCAGCGTATAACCCTTTCACTCAGCCGTCACCCTGCATTAAGTCTTCTATTGAAACAGCATTCTCTGGAAAACTTGAACAATGCAAATAATATACTGGATATATATAACTCTTCCATGCAGACAAGCGCATGTTATCTAATGGACATGAATGGTATCACCATTGCTTCAAGTAATCGCAATGATTTAAGCAGTTTTGTAGGGGAAAATTATTCATTCAGACCCTATTTTAAAAATGCTGTTCAAGGAAACCCGTTCATTTACATGGCACTGGGAATTACATCAGGAGGACGGGGCATTTATTTTAGCAATCCAGTATTTGACGAGGAAAGAGCCTTAACCGGTGTTGTGGTCATCAAAGAAAATGTAAAGACGATTGAAGAGGATATTTTAGGCAAACACGCACCAACACATGCGGAACATAAAGATTTTGTATTTATAACCGATGAAAACGGCGTGGTTTTTATATCAGACCATCCAGACAAAATACTTCATACCTTATGGGAAATCGATAAAAAGTCAATTGATCGGATTAACTCATCAAAACAATTCGGAAAAGGTCCATGGCCGTGGGTCGGGTTTAAAAAAACAGGACAGAAAAAAATCTCTGATAAATCGGGTAAAAAATATGATTTAATAGTTACCGATGTTAAAGAACCCTACGGATGGAAAATAGTTCACCTGAGTGATACTGAGGCTATCTCCGGGCGGGTTCTTTCGTCTCTTCTTAATGCAGCAGGGTATATTTTATTATTCCTTTTTATTTTGCTTATATCAGTCCTTTTTATTCTGAATTTTCAGGCCACTAAAACAGGGAAGACTTTACATAGGCGAATCGAGTATGAGAAGGTATTGGCAACAATCTCTTCAAATCTAGCTGGAATTGGTATTGACAGTATCGATACGGCAATAGATAATTCTCTGTCCTTGATAGGAAATTTTATCAAAGCTGACCGTGCATATATTTTTCAATTTAACAAAAACGCAGATACCATGGACAATACTCATGAATGGTGCGCTGTCGGCGTTGAGCCTCAAATACAAAATTTAAAGGATATCTCTGTTGAAAAAGAATTGTCTTTGTTCATGGAACATATTAAAAATAAAGGAGTATTTAACGTCCCTGATGTGACAAGATTGCCGAAAAAAGCTCAACTCGAAAAACAACATTTTGGAGATCAGGGCATCCAATCACTCATAGTATTACCAATAGAAAAATCAGGAAATCTTATGGGTTTCATAGGATTTGACTCGGTTGGTAAATGCCGGGAATGGGAGAATAATGAAGCGTTATTGCTTAAATTTTTTTGTCAGGCATTAGGGCATGTATTGGATAGGAAAAAAGCTGAAGAAGTTCTTAAAAAGCAAAATTATTATCTTGAAACATCGCAGGCTCTTGGTCAAATAGGAACGTGGGAGCTTGATCTAATAACGAATACCTTGTTCTGGACAGATGAGAACTGTCGAATCTTTGGCGTCCCTGAAGGAAGTGTTGTTGATTATAAAATATTTTTAAATAAGGTCCATCCTGATGATAGAGAATATGTTAATCGGGAATGGAAATTTGCTGTTAAGGGTAATCCTTATGACATAGAACATCGATTGTTGCTTGAAGGTGAGGTGAAATGGGTTAGAGAGAAAGCCAATGTCGAGTTTGATGACAATGGAAAAGCAGTTAGCGCAATTGGCTTTACTCAAGATATAACTGAGCGCAATCAGGCAAAAGAGAAATTAAAAGCTGAACGTGATTTGATGCAAAATATTATGGAAATTAGCCCCGCTGGTATCACGCGTGTGGATAGAGAAGGAAAAATTGCTTACGCAAACCAGCGTGCACAGGAAATTCTTGGAATACGATTTGATGAGGCCGAAACAATAACCTTTGATGATCCAAAGTGGGAAATTACAGATTTTTTTGGAACTCCTATCCCACAAGAAAAGTTGCCTTTTTATATCGTAAAAAAGACCGGCAAATCTGTTTATGGTATTCAATATGCTATTGAATGGCCGAATGGTAGACGAACCTTGCTGTCAATAAATTCCAGCCCTCTTATGAACGAGAAGGGAAAATTCGCTGGTATGGTATCCTCTTTAGACGATATCACTGAAAAATATAAGACTGAAAAGAAATATAAAATGTTGTTTGATGAGATGATTGATGGTTTTGCACTTCATGAAGTTATATGTGATGATTCTGGAAAACCTGTCAATTATCGTTTTTTGGAAATTAATCCAGCCTTTGAGCGTATGACTGGATTAAAGTCAGAGTCTTTGATCGGGCAAACGGTACTGGATGTCATGCCTAAAACGGAGCCATTCTGGATAGAAAAGTATGGGAAAGTGGCTTTAACTGGAAAACCTGACTCATTTGAAAATTATTCGCAGGAATTGGATCGTTACTTCCACGTGACTGCCTTTCGATATGCTGAAAATCAGTTTGCCTGCATTTTTGTTGATGTCACTAAAAACAAGTTAGCAGAAGCGGAACGTACCCGACTTGTTGAAGCAATTAATCAGGCTGGAGAATCCATTGTTATCACAGATCGTGACGGTAATATTCAATATACGAACCCTACATTTGAAAAAACAACCGGTTACTCCAGCCAAGAAGCGTTTGATAAAAATCCGCGATTTTTAAAAAGTGGTTTTCAGAACATCTTATTTTATAAAGGTTTATGGAACACTATTTTATCCGGGAATCGCTGGACTGGAGAATTGGTTAATAAACGTAAAACCGGGGAATTATATACCTCCGAATGTTCAATTTCGCCAGTCAAAGATGGAAACGGTCAAATCACCAATTTTGTTTGGATCGCCAAAGATATTAGTAAACAAAAAGATCTTGAAAAAAGAATTAATCAAGCGCAAAAGATAGAAACAATCGGCAGTTTGGCCGGGGGTATCGCTCATGATTTCAACAATATTTTGTTTCCGATTGTTGGTATGTCCGAGTTGCTGATGGAGGACTTGTCGCCAGACAGTTTAGAGTATGAAAATGCTCAAGAAATTTACAAGGCGGGTAACAGGGCTAAGGAGCTGGTGAATCAGATTCTCTCATTCAGTCGTCAAGCTGAACAGGAGATGATGCCGGTAAAATTTCAGAAGATATTGAAAGAGGTATTAAAACTCTGCCGCTCAACCATACCGGCAAATATTGAAATTAAACAGGAAATTCAGTCTGATTGTGGATCAATATGGGCAAATGCCACTCAGCTCCATCAAATTGGTATGAATCTGATCACCAATGCCTATCATGCGGTTCAAGATAAAAATGGAAAGATCATCATTGAACTGAAAGAAATCATTATCGAAAGCGATGATATGGATTCCATTTCTGCCGGTCCAGGAAAATATGCTTTATTGTCGGTTACCGACAATGGTACCGGCATGTCGGATGAGATTAAAAATAAAATATTCGATCCATATTTCACGACCAAAGAAAAAGGTAAGGGAACCGGATTGGGGCTGGCTGTTGTTTATGGCATAGTTAAAGAATCCGGCGGAGATATAAAAGTTTACACTGAAGTCGGTTTTGGTACAACATTTAGAGTATATCTGCCATTGATGCAAAAGACACCTGATCCCAAATCAAGTGATTTTAAAATTGATATGCAAACCGGCCACGAACACATACTTCTGGTAGATGATGAACCCTCCATAGCCCGGCTTGTTCAGTTGATACTTGAACGGCTATGTTATACGGTCACTGTTCGATTGAGCAGTATAGAAGCGTTGGAAGCATTTAAAAAAAATTTTGAAAAATTTGATTTAGTCATCTCTGACATGTCTATGCCCCATATGACCGGAGACCAGTTGGCCGGCGAAATCAGGAAAATTTCACCAGACATGCCGATTATCATCTGTACCGGTTTTAGTGAGCGAATCAATAAGGATAAAGCTGAAGAGATCGGTGTGAGTGGTTTTCTTATGAAACCGGTTGTCAAATCGGATATGGCAACAATGATTCGGAAGGTACTGGATGAGGCTATGGATATTTATGAGGTTAGAATATGA
- the iscB gene encoding RNA-guided endonuclease IscB: MQVFVLDTNKRQLEPIHPAEARLLLSDQRAAVYRRYPFTIILKEEAPEAKPEPLRLKIDPGSRTTGIAILRDSGEVVFAMALTHRGLRIKSQLEFRRTIRRSRRNRKTRYRKPRFENRARPKGWLAPSLKSRVYNIETWVNRLRSVCNITAISMELVRFDTQLLQNPEISGVAYQQGELAGYEVREYLLEKWNRTCAYCGKTDVPLAIEHIVPRSKGGSNSVSNLTLACHSCNQNKSNIPVKQFLRDKPALLAKVTAKAKAPLKDAAAVNATRWYLYHRLLQHCPVEVGSGGLTKFNRTTRSLPKTHWLDAACVGTSTPDTLFQTHKQVLQVTAMGHGTRQMCRPDKFGFPRTGSKARNKKVRGFQTGDIVEAIVTAGKKSGHYIGRVAVRASGSFNIKTGTETVQGIGWRYCRLLHAADGYTYNF, encoded by the coding sequence ATGCAAGTTTTTGTACTCGATACGAACAAACGTCAACTTGAACCGATACATCCGGCAGAGGCGAGATTGCTGTTAAGCGATCAACGAGCCGCTGTCTACAGGAGATACCCATTTACAATTATTTTAAAAGAGGAAGCCCCGGAGGCAAAACCCGAACCGTTGAGACTAAAAATAGATCCCGGGAGCAGGACAACCGGGATAGCTATTCTCAGAGACTCAGGTGAAGTTGTTTTTGCTATGGCGCTTACCCATAGAGGGCTCCGAATTAAAAGTCAGCTGGAGTTCAGACGCACCATACGCAGATCCCGTAGAAACCGTAAAACACGTTACAGAAAACCCAGGTTCGAAAACAGGGCACGCCCAAAAGGATGGTTAGCCCCGTCGTTAAAAAGCAGGGTATATAATATAGAAACTTGGGTGAACCGGTTACGCAGCGTATGCAACATTACGGCAATTTCTATGGAATTGGTACGCTTCGATACTCAGCTGTTGCAAAACCCGGAGATATCTGGGGTAGCTTACCAACAAGGTGAACTTGCGGGCTATGAGGTACGCGAGTACTTACTGGAAAAGTGGAACCGTACTTGTGCTTACTGTGGCAAAACCGACGTGCCTTTGGCGATTGAGCATATTGTACCAAGGTCCAAAGGTGGATCAAACAGTGTCAGTAATCTAACCTTGGCTTGCCATAGCTGCAATCAGAATAAAAGCAACATCCCGGTAAAGCAATTTTTGAGAGACAAACCAGCGCTTTTAGCGAAAGTAACAGCTAAAGCTAAGGCGCCTCTGAAAGATGCGGCTGCCGTAAATGCAACACGATGGTACCTATACCATAGGCTTCTACAGCATTGCCCTGTTGAGGTGGGCTCCGGAGGATTGACTAAATTCAACAGAACAACCCGTAGCTTACCCAAAACCCACTGGCTTGACGCAGCCTGCGTAGGCACAAGCACGCCGGATACCCTATTTCAAACCCATAAGCAGGTCCTACAGGTGACTGCTATGGGCCATGGTACCAGACAGATGTGTCGGCCTGATAAGTTCGGCTTTCCACGAACCGGATCTAAAGCTCGTAACAAAAAAGTAAGGGGCTTTCAAACCGGAGACATCGTCGAAGCTATTGTTACTGCCGGTAAAAAATCGGGGCATTACATCGGGCGAGTGGCCGTCCGTGCGAGCGGAAGTTTCAATATCAAAACCGGTACCGAGACAGTACAAGGCATTGGCTGGCGATATTGCAGGCTTTTGCATGCAGCCGATGGTTATACCTACAATTTTTAA